A portion of the Acipenser ruthenus chromosome 38, fAciRut3.2 maternal haplotype, whole genome shotgun sequence genome contains these proteins:
- the LOC131707024 gene encoding zinc finger protein 883-like produces MESVQIKEDFPERELLPCTEESSGLASLPIKQECFERQCDCCLMEVSDIKAEHKELKISQTEEPLSVKQEKGLETVRIKQEPPEVEFDHMEPVKEESEDFNPNIPELEPVRLRECSVVLERICVREQGAGEEGSPNSMQGGGKEDGRSHSESSLAGSSTAAKARAGSGEDPDCGKGFTQFGNFKAHQRTHTGKKRYRCSACGKTFSNSEYLKKHQQIHTGEKPYFCSDCGMSFSRSDSLVLHQRTHTGEKPYLCSDCGKRFSNSGDMKKHQRIHTGEKPYHCSDCGKSFNNSGYLKKHQQIHTIEKPYRCSDCGKSFNWSNSLVSHQRTHTGEKPYLCSHCGKRFSNSGDMKKHQQIHTGEKPYCCSNCGKSFIHLGDMKKHQRIHTGEKPYCCSDCGKSFSQSGDMKKHQQIHTREKPYRCSDCGKSFNWSGSLVSHQRTHTGEKPYLCPYCGKRFSHSGGMKKHQQIHTGEKPYRCSNCGKSFIHLGDMKKHQRIHTGEKPYRCSDCGKSFSQSGDMKKHQRIHTGEKPYRCSDCGKSFNRSGSLVLHQRTHTGEKPYHCSDCGKSFSFIQSLQRHQRIHTGEKP; encoded by the exons atggagtctgtccagattaaagaggactTCCCTGAACGTGAACTCCTCCCCTGTACAGAGGAGtcctctgggctggcttccctccccattaaacaggagtgCTTTGAGAGGCAATGTGACTGCTGTCTGATGGAGGTCTCtgacattaaagctgagcacaaagAACTGAAGatctcccagacagaagaacccctttcTGTTAAACAAGAAAAGgggctggaaactgtccgtattaaacaggagccacctgaagtagagtttgaccacatggaaccagtgaaggaagaatccgaggacttcaacccaaacatccctgagctggagcctgtacgcctgcgggagtgtagcgtggtgctggagagaatctgcgtgagagagcaaggcgctggagaggaaggctctcccaacagcatgcaaggaggtggaaaggaagacgggcgatCACATTCAGAAtccagtctagcag gttccagtacagcagctaaagcgagggcgggcagTGGAGAagatcctgactgtgggaaaggtttcacccagtttgGGAATTTTAAAGCACatcagcgaactcacacaggaaagAAACGGTATCGCTGCTCTGCCTGTGGGAAGACTTTCAGTAACTCGGAAtatctgaaaaaacaccagcaaattcacacaggagagaaaccgtatttctgctctgactgtgggatgagtttcagtcggtcagacagccttgttttacaccagcgaactcacacgggagagaaaccatatctctgctctgactgtgggaagaggttcagtaactcaggagacatgaaaaaacaccagcgaattcacacaggagagaaaccgtatcactgctctgactgtgggaagagtttcaataaCTCAGGAtatctgaaaaaacaccagcaaattcacacaatagagaaaccgtatcgctgctctgactgtgggaagagtttcaattggtcaaacagccttgtttcacaccagcgaactcacacgggagagaaaccatatctctgctctcactgtgggaagaggttcagtaactcaggagacatgaaaaaacaccagcaaattcacacaggagagaaaccgtattgctgctccaactgtgggaagagtttcattcacttaggagacatgaaaaaacaccagcgaattcacacaggagagaaaccgtattgctgctctgactgtgggaagagtttcagtcagtcaggagacatgaaaaaacaccagcaaattcacacaagagagaaaccgtatcgctgctctgactgtgggaagagtttcaattggtcaggcagccttgtttcacaccagcgaactcacacaggagagaaaccatatctctGCCcttactgtgggaagaggttcagtcactCAGGAggcatgaaaaaacaccagcaaattcacacaggagagaaaccatatcgctgctccaactgtgggaagagtttcattcacttaggagacatgaaaaaacaccagcgaattcacacaggagagaaaccgtatcgctgctctgactgtgggaagagtttcagtcagtcaggagacatgaaaaaacaccagcgaattcacacaggagagaaaccgtatcgctgctctgactgtgggaagagtttcaatcggtcaggcagccttgttttacaccagcgaactcacacgggagagaaaccgtatcactgctctgactgtgggaagagtttcagttttaTACAAAGCCttcaaagacaccagcgaattcacacaggagagaaaccatag